The genomic DNA CCgcttaaaaacaaacaccctACTCTCCAATTTTTTGCAAGTCTCCAGCCCTTCCAGAATAGAGAGTTAGACAGCCTTTGAAGAGAGAAGCGTATCTGAAATCAAGAGTTCACATAAGATTTCTAGACTATTAAACAGTCcaacaatgaaaaagaaaatgggacatacaaacacagaggccaAAAAAGGTAATGAGGAGGGAGCTTCTAGACAGCCTACTTTAGCTTCATTATACTTCGTTTTGGCCATTCGAATCGTTAAAACTAAGACATTTGGTGTGTAACCTACCCTCGCGTGAGACGAATGATGTCTCCGGTTTGAATAAAGCTGCCTGCCTCATCCCAAACGGAGACGGTAATGCTGCCGGTCTTGTCTGCAACTTTACATGAGCGTACCTCATGCCCGTCTTTAGTCTTAGTTACACGGCCTAAAATCAAGTTAAACAGCATACAGACTAAATCACCTGGCGTCCCTGGATCGAACgcttaacaaataaaacaatccTGAGACGAGGCGTCGCTAAAAGGCACATACTTTCTAAGGCaaatctgaaataaataaaatatatatataaaaatagaaGCAGTGTAGCTCAAAACTAACCAGCCTTCTTTAAACTTCTTAAGCGACTCACCGATTTCCAATACTATGAAAACAACATTGACATTTTTCAATCCAGGCTTTAAATCTTTGATCAACGTATTGCCTGCGTCGGTGGGAGTATTTGACATGGCCAACAGCACACAAATTAGGTCGGCCTACGCTTATTCCAGTGGTACCGTAGAATTTGGTCAAAGGAAACTGTTTTCGCCCAAGTGTAACACGCTGAGATACGATTAATCTAATCGTTTAATGGAACTTTCTTAAGGATTTCAAAAGAATTGGCTAGCAACTTTACCCATCACTTCGAGAGTTTGGTAATACTGGTTGATTAACATACGCTAATTAGGAACATGAGACCTGCCCTCCTATTAGAGAAGAGATCGCGCCACAACTGGTGAGACATTTGTGAGGCTTGCGGAAGACTGCGGAAAATCGCAGAAAAGTCACGTAGtctagaaaatgtaaatgtggtaCACCCCCCGTTATTGTATGTTTTGCATCCCCTCCAGGACTCGGACTTTTTTTTTGCGGTATTACTGTTGTTGCTATGCTGTTGCACTGAGACATAATTTGCCGCTACCTTTAAGAGAAGGGGAGTTAGTGCGTAGAGAGGTTCTTGTTGGTATGGTAGAGAGTTCGTGCAGAGGAAATAAAACTAAATAGAGAAGAGAGTAGGCTACAGAGCGAGAAAAAATGTCGGAGTGATATGTATTTTTATGCTGTTATGGAATAAACGAAGAAAACGTATCAATACATTTATTTCGGACATCGTTTTATTCATATgtgcaacataaagaaaaataaaaaagttcagTACGTCATAAATGTATACAATATAGCGGCTAGAGATATATTCgcattttttccacttttgtgGGAATCCTGCGCTCCTGCGAATATGGAGGGCCGACTGTATTTATCTTACTAAACTGACAAGTGTTTGCATTTATTCCAGTGaggtaattatttttaatctttgtatgacaaacaaaagaatttaGTTACACCGCTGTAGTGTCCCGACCATCAGCCTTCTGCAGTTCAGTAGTCAGGAAATTCGAGTTCGAAAGCTCCAGTTGGAACTGGGACAGCTCGAGTTCGAAAATCCGAGTTCCAAGGTTCCTGCAGTAGACGAGTCTATCCGAACTCGTGGCTCAGCTCGACCGGTTCATGCAGCACAGCAGACAACTCTACCCGAAGACTTGTTCTGGGTCGTTCTGTCGATTCAGTGGGTACATAATTCCAGCACCCCAAAAGGCCCAGCTAGTAGATACAATCTTTGACAGTTCAGAAACAAGGAAGTAAGAGGCTGAAAGACAGGCATACTCGCTTTTGTATGacaaaatagaaacttttgtgtAGCTAATGAATGGACTTATGGGTTTatgtaaatacaaaaaattgatattagaaatgtgttttttccaaCAGTGAAACGATAGCACTGTTTGTTcgaaggaaataaataaaaaggagtTTTAAGCATGTAACTGTTTGATGTTAAGCTTACGTGTTTTAGGCTATGCACATTTATCATACATTGATTTTtaccattttgaaatttaaatataaagggaatattagcaaagaagaaataactatttttattgaaattatccaaagtttgagtaattattttatcaaCATTAGATTTGTACACGGCCTTTTTCATTTAGCGTAAAGCTTCAGCGAGGAACGAGTGAAGAAACTTATCGgaagtgcaaaagaatcaaaactcaaaaGCCGGGGATCAGTTTTTCGAACTGTTTGAAAGAATCGGTTGAATGGAACTGCCCACCACTACTGTGACGGTTGTGGGAGGTTGTCGAATGTACAGATTTGAACATGGGTGGATATATCCTACCGTTCTTTGATTTGCAGAATCTCTTTTCCCCAACGCAGTTGACGTAAAATTGAAttacaaggcaaaaaaaagtgaatagaAATTAGACGTCACGAACAGGATTCGAACCTGTGCGGGGAAACCCCATTGGATTTCGAGTCCAACGCCTTAACCTCTCGGCCACCGTGACGGCGCGCATTTTTATGTCTCCAGCTCTTTATGTTGTGTTCGCTAATTTTTTCCTTCGCTGATTTTTTCccataaaaatattatttctttagGTACAGTATATTGGGCTATACTAACATTACGTTCTGTTGGtatgaatgaagaaaaatctttaatttttatattttaattcgACTCTATTAATTCGACTCAGTAGTGCCTACTGTAACAACTTTTAGGTTTTCGTCGCTTTAACAATACCGTTAATGTATCGAAACTGTGTGCAGTGGTAGATGTGTTCGCTTAGGGGAGATGTTTTCTGATGGTCATGAACCTTCAATGTGACAGGGAAATTGAGCCATAGATTTGAAGTTAAATAAGTGCATGGCAAACTTATATTTTAGTTAATGGATTTTATTGTTTCGTGTTTCTAGAAGGCAACATTTGTATTCTTACAGCACTTACCAAGACATTAATTAGAAATTTTCAGGCAGTTTCAGCTGCAGAAAAATTAGAGTGGACTGGGGACCCTGCAAACATCGATGGTCGATGAAGCCATcctaaataaaatgaagtcaatCTTAGTCAGACCTTTTAGCAATAGGATGCAAATTGTTTTAAAGGCGAAAGTATCTGGCCAAGGTCGATGAACCAAGGAAAAATAATGtgtcatgaaatgaaaaatactgacCGGGAAATTAAGACTTCCAGATATCAGTAAATATGAtgtctctctgattcagccGTTGTATTCACGAGGGCTGAACTAGCTCTTCAATTCAACAATATTATGCTATCATACTCCAAAGAGTATTATTAGGCCTACTCAGATATTGAAATGCTCTGTATAGATCTCTATATGTCTGTCTACATAATTATGATACAGTGGATGAAGATCATTGCTAATAGGAAAAGCACACAGCTTCGTCCAGTGTAGTTTTAAATGCAACAATAAATTGAACTTCAGGGATCTTTTCACATAGCAAAACATGTTGTACAGCAAAACATGCATAAAGTTACATTTACAAAGAGGCAAGAGATGGTAGCTTCATCTGGTTTAAAGTCTTTATTCTGCATTATGcaagaaaatgacagaggtgCTCAAAAAAGATGAGACTGtaaagcagaaacagacagctgtACGTGGCTATAAGTCATCTGCCATGGAAAATAATAAGAGTAGCTTCTTTGGCGTCAGtgataactttaaaaaaaaaaaaaaaaaaatcatgtgatcTTCAAGACAGCATATATCTCTGTATATTATTGAAGTCATCAGCATATAGTCAATATCTTATAAGAAACACTAATACAGTTTAAAGGCTTTAGTATTAGCATTAAGAATTAAAATCTGTTATATAGTGTAAAGacttaaaagaagaaaatctcATCCCTTTGACACATCTGACACAGGCTTACCCAAAGCACAAAGGACACACACTTTGTATTGCAGTTGTTCAAGTGTGCTGTAATTTGTCTATGATATTACCTTGTAAAATATTATCCCACTCCAAGAAAATAAGAAGACAAGAAAACTGTGAGACACCAGAGACCTGATTCAGGAGCATATTTCTAGCACCACTGAGCACTTCATTACAGAACTGTACAATTGGTTCGACTCTATTCACTGTTTCTGACACAGTGGCAGTGTATTCTCAAAACTCCTCATTTCAGTGTGCTTCCAAGATTGAATATAAGGGATAACATTTATAGggctttgtattttttttttagtactgcTACCTGTTAAACCTTgtataaaaatgaagaaaacctGTTATGCTGTTGGTGTTTTCCTAATGATTCTCTAAAAGTCAGTTTAAAGGTTAAGGTAAGAAACAAATTCTTGTCATATTCAACAGCTGAAAGCCATTTTTCTCCTGTTCACTTTTGTCCACTCCTTACCCTTTCCAAATGTTTCTCTCCAGGTCTTCCGGCATCCAACAGGGCTAAAACTCTCCTTCATCACTCTATGAAATATGCCAGCAATCCAGATCACCTCACACTACATATGCACAACCTTCTTTAGCCAACACAATGCCAATAGGAGTTTGAGAAATGATCTCTTTAGGAGCAATTTATCAAAACCAGGAATCCTTCTCAAGACAACCCCAGGACATCTGTGAGGCCTGTGGGTAAACCAGGGATGCTCTGAGCGTGTCCAGATTCGATCTGCCTGGCCCTAAATTCAGGAATTTATGTCACCTGATTGTTTTTGTAGTAGTATTTTAGAAGCACACATTACCCAACTTTCAAGTTTCATTTGCCACCAGCAACTATTTATAAAGAACAATAGCCTCACAGTATAATCCATGCAGTTTGGGTTTTTAATACTCTTGACAACATGACAGTGAGATTTCTCACCAAACGaatgttcagtgtaacacagaaAAACTAGCCAGTAACATTAAATTGTTGgaagcatgtaaaaaaaaaaaaagaaatctgtttttGGGTCTGATTGTGGGTCACCAGGTTTACCCTAAACCTCATGATGTTCGGCTTGCTCTCAGTGTTCCAGAAGAGATGGATTCTGGGCTTAGGAAAATCCTGCCAATGGGTTTGACAAAGCACACTTGGCGTTCGCTTACTCCTTGAGCTTTAAACTTTTGATCTTGCTGAACCAAGTCTCTTACTGACAGGTTGGTCgaagggcagacagacagacagacagcctgaCAGAAAAATGGAGATAGATAGTCAGTAGTATTGGACCGATAGAAAGTTTCTCCTCAACTGCTAGGTCATCTGTAGCAGTCAGTTGGATGAACTGAATTGGTCAGAAGTTAAAGGCAGTGGCAGCAAACATTCAATAACATTGTGGAAGCATGAATCTAATAGAGTGCCTACCTGGAATCACAGGAATATTTTAACAGCAGATACACAAATGAATGTCTTTACACCCCGAGATGCAACCATTTCATTTGCATAGTCTGTGTATTGGTGCAAAGGGCTTTCAAATGGCAGTGTAATTTAATGAGACGAGGAGTACAGATAAGCATTTCACCAGACTCATGGTAGATGTCTGGTTGTTTAGGGAGAATGGGATGACCAGTGGAGTAAGAGGAGCATGTTTTAATTTCTGGGGTTTTGCATGAACAGGGATCTGGGAATAGGACATTAGGATGTTTGCTCCACTGCAACAGAGGCTGCTGCTTCTTCTATAGggctttcctctttctctttctccttctccccctcttcctcctcatcctcctctatCTGCAGCCCATTGTGGGATACTTCCAGGTTGGAGGTATCTTGGGGAAGTGTGGCAGAAAGGGCGTACTCCTCACTGACACCTTCCGAAATTGACAGGTCTGGCTCGGCAGTGCTGGTAGACGCGCTCGGCACTTCCTCCTTCTCCATGGCTTCCACAGCCGCCTTGGCCTCCTCCTGACCAGGAGCTAGATGGGAGTGTACCTCCGTGAAAGGCAGGTCCTCATCTGGGCTGCTGATGGGGGCTAGCTCAATGGAAGCCACTGCAGTCGGCGAGCCCTCAGACTTCGCCGATGCTTCCACGTCAGCCTCCGCCTCCGCCTCCGCCTCCACCTCGCCATCCCGCACCTTCTTGATGTTGAAAGTGAGTGGTGAGACCTTGAAAGAGGATTTCTTGGCGCTGGGATCCTTTGGGTGATTGGGTGTTAGGCTCTTCTTGATCTTCTCACGTTTCTCAGGCGAGACGATCTTGGTGCTGATCTTGTTCATCTTCTTCTCAATGTTTTGGCGGGAAAAGGCTTTCTTCAGACTGTCAACCTTTTTGAGGCTTGAGCGTTTGATCCTCTCAGCCCTGGATCTCTCCACCCGTTCACCTGCCAGCTCCAAGGCGCTGATagcctcatcctcctcctcctcctctggccCTAGCTCCTCATCAGAGGAGAGGTTGATGGTCTGAAGGCCCTCTTCTTGGGAGCGGTTGGGATCCACTTCCACGTTCTCCTCTTCACCCTCACGTGGGAATGGAACAGGCTCCTTAACAAACACAGTGGCAGGGATTTCATTCTCCTCCTGAAACAGACAGATTGCACACTGTCAGGCTCGCTGCCAAAAAAAGAGGATCAGCTAAAGCAATATTTATTCATCATATGATGAAACTGGAGGCAGCTTTGCGTAAATGCCAGAGGAATCCAACATTTGAATTCTTTCCTTTACATAACTATGTACAGTTCCTGCACTTGAAGGACACAGTAGTGGGTTTGTATTACTTGTTTAAACAGATGGACATTGGTCAGGCAAACTATTACAAAGCTCGAAGTGTTGGTATGCTTACAAAGAGTTGTGTTTGGTTTCCTGGACAACTTTGTTGTTTGTGAAGAATGTTGATGATACATAGGAGAGACTTGTAGCTGCAGAATCTATTGTAGTCTATATGTAGGATCATGAACCACTGTCACAGACTTTTAAAACTTGTTTTCAAGTGACGTGAAGTTTGGTAAGCAATATGGCCTTATGTTACAATTGTAAATTGTTAAAACCACTGTTGATAAAACTTTCATAGAGTGTTCAGTGATTTTCTTTACAGGCGTGTGCTctagccaaaaaaaaattaaacataattttCCCATAGCAGGTGGCACAAGAACTACATTTGTAAAGAACGGTGTGGTTTCCTGAATAAAGAAGAGATATGCATTAGGGAATCTCTAACTCTGTAAGAGGTCATTTGGAGAGAAGTCAGCCCTTTACTGTATTCATGTAATAGGAAATGACACTCTGGTATGTCTTAAATTTTGTGAGTCATGCTGGAATAATGAAATGACTGAAGGTACAAATGTCATCTGAAAATAAACCCCAACACAAGGAGGCTACCAGTGAAGGGAAATTGCAGACAGTTGGACAGGAAAGTTGCATGCAAAAGACATTTTGTGGCTGTtgtctcataaacacacacatacataaacacacacacagacacacacacacacacacatacgcacaaagaCATAGAACACTATGTCTCTCTTCCCTGCTGGAAACAATCATAAAAGTCAAAGAATAGCAAGACAGAGCGGCAGGAAGGAAGCCAAGACAAGGCCTCGCACAGCTCAGAGTTTCCACTAAGCTGTGGAGGACAGCCAAgtcaagaaagagagaggagcaaagagagaggagatagtGATAAGAGGAGTGGTTCAGGGAGGAAAATAAGAGGACAGGGAAGACACCTGGAGAGAGCAGCTCCAATatttacaccccccccacctacacccccaccccctttagGTGTTATTAGAGTGTTCACTACATAGCAGAAATGTGCAGGAGTGTTGTTGTAATCTTCACTCTTTATGATAAGACAAAGAATTCCCATATAGACGAGGTCACGTAGCTAAAACAGCCAAGCCGTTAACGCCCTCtagactgtgagtgagtgactccGTATGTTTAGTGCAACCCCCCTCCTCTTAGGGAGcatatttttcttcctccagCACACCTGTTGGTCCGAGAtgattcatttttctgtgttacCTCTCTGAACTCCGGTGTTCTGGCTGTAGAGAACTCTGCAGGTGTGAGGGAATGCTGCTTTGGACTCACTGCTTGGAAGACACAGTAAACCTCTTGTTTGCAAATCgaaaatatttcagagagatgatgcagttaaATGTTTCTAAGAGGCTCCAGTCCAAAACATTtctataaactgttttttttgaagtcttGTGACTTGAGTTGTGTTTTCAGATGGACATTGCATCTCCTGTAATAAGTATCTTGAATGGACAGAGGGCGCTGTAGCTCTCTTTTCATGcttcccccccacacacccacaaagcAATCCAAAGCTCTGAACAGAGTAATTTGGCCTGTATAGCAGCCTTTACCTTACAGTCTTCATTAAAATCTATACGGCATTCATGCTATAATTACGTATTGCTCTCATTAAACATCTGATTGGGGTTGTTAATAGGAATTGACAGGTTAGCGGCCTCATTTACATGATAAGATCTCTGAAGATGACTTGTAAGAGGTCACAGTCCCCTCTCTCTTCAAATATTAGGGGTGTATTGGGAAGATGGTGAATGAGCTGGTGTCTGTGATTTCCACATATATCCTAAACATCTGATTCGGATAACATGTATTTTCAGCTTGTGGTGAGGCAAGAGGTGAGGCAATCCTTAACTCTCAATTGGTGATGTAACTAACTCTGTCAATAGGAATGTGAGAGTCGGGAATGCAGAGGAGAATAAAGTAAACCAAGAACAAAGCCTGGCCATGTTATGTTATCTCTTACTCAAAACATGAGCGTGGATTTTGAAAGGCATCTGGATAGGAAACAATGTGTCACCCACAACTAAGAAATAGGCAGTTCTTCTCTAAAGATAAAGAAGCACAgttacacatgcacgcacgcgcacacacacacacacacacacgcgcgcgcgcgcgcacacacacacacacacacacacacacacttttcctctcCTATTTTCGATTGGTCTGAAATTCCCAGTTTTTGAAAAAGCGGTAATTTTTATCTCACGCTGCACAGGAAACACCACAGAGACTGCCGAATACGGCAACGCTGGCATTTCAGGCATTGGTCGGATGCTTTGCACATTACTCTCTGGGCCCTCTCTCGAGcatttttgttatgtttatgaATTGGATGTAAGCATCTGTCAGCAGTTCCCTGCGGGCTTTGGATATGTCCCATAGCTCTCGCTGTCAACAGATACGGACAGGTAGTGTTCAAGGCTGATTTAGTTCTAAAACACTAGACTAGCCTGTAAGGCAGGATATGTACTAATCACTCCTTGAGTGAACCTGGCAGACCTCTTCCAACCTAATGACTCATGGTCCATGACACTGTGCCAGTGGCCTCTAACTGGATAGGCTTGACAGTTACTTCAATGCATTTCAATACAGTATTAGCTTTGCAGAATAGATAAGTATAGCATCTTTGGGCCTCCGTGATTCCATATTTGTTTTCGAGGAAAGTGAACTACACTCTCCTCGATTTCCTTGGTGATCTAACCAGCCTATGCCCGCTGGCTTATTCTATATGAACTCTTCAGTCAGGTGTTGAGTTTCTTTTGAGAGTTATAAGTCTTAAAGAGTTTATTGAGCTTGTGTTACATGTTTC from Chanos chanos chromosome 8, fChaCha1.1, whole genome shotgun sequence includes the following:
- the nabp1b gene encoding nucleic acid binding protein 1b, which gives rise to MSNTPTDAGNTLIKDLKPGLKNVNVVFIVLEIGRVTKTKDGHEVRSCKVADKTGSITVSVWDEAGSFIQTGDIIRLTRGYASLFKGCLTLYSGRAGDLQKIGEFCMVFSEVPNFSEPNPEVLAQINQINKPLMAPQCLIPQMVPHHFLETGHLEQEDGV
- the cavin2b gene encoding caveolae-associated protein 2b, translating into MMGEDAVQAEKSSVISTHESQELVVPSPSPTQSSPSHSLSGVGMAGVAADSGGAAGPGATGTLPREGVSPTGQVNAITVLTLLDKLVNMLDTVQENQHKMEQRQLEMEGAVRGIQNDMTKLSKSHTSTSNTVSKLLEKSRKVSVHMKEVKDKMDKQATQVKKLEANHAHLLKRNNFKVLIFQEENEIPATVFVKEPVPFPREGEEENVEVDPNRSQEEGLQTINLSSDEELGPEEEEEDEAISALELAGERVERSRAERIKRSSLKKVDSLKKAFSRQNIEKKMNKISTKIVSPEKREKIKKSLTPNHPKDPSAKKSSFKVSPLTFNIKKVRDGEVEAEAEAEADVEASAKSEGSPTAVASIELAPISSPDEDLPFTEVHSHLAPGQEEAKAAVEAMEKEEVPSASTSTAEPDLSISEGVSEEYALSATLPQDTSNLEVSHNGLQIEEDEEEEGEKEKEKEESPIEEAAASVAVEQTS